AAAAAGATTTTTCTGGCAGTGAGCAGCGCCTGTCTGTTGCTCGCCTCACCAATGACGTGGTCACAGGAATACATGTTCACGTACTCTAAACTTTATTCTCAATTAAAAAATAACTTAACAGACGGGCACCATGACGTCAGAGTCGGTATTTTCTTTGTTAATGGTCAAACCAAGCAATTGTGTGACATCGAAAAAGCGTGGATGGAAAAGGAGGAACATTACGAAGAGTTTGTCATTCCAGCATCGAAAGAACTACCTGTCCCACTCGATGAAAACCTAAAATCTGCGAATCCTTTGGTTTTTGTTCAGACGCCTGAAAGTGAGCGTTGTGATTATTCGTTAGTTGTTATGACTAAAGATAAGTTACAGGGTAACGTTGCTTATGAGGAAATCTCCTATTTGCTTCCACAAATGCAATCTCTTTTAGAAGATTTAGGGGGAACATTTGCTAGCTGGTTCACACCAACTGTTGAGGGCGTAACCCTTGAGTTTGCGCAAGGCCTGAATAGTCATTTGATATTTTCTAATGGAACAACAAAATCGATTACAAATGGTAAGGTTCAAATTTCACTTGATGAAATAGGCGAGGGAGAGTCGATTACTTTACCTCAGGCGACAACTCGTGTTTTGCCATATCTCCCCAATGCTAAAAAATCGTAGTTCTTACATTGTTAATGCCGCAATTGTTAATGCTGCAATTGTTAATACCGCAGTGTGGCCTATAAATCGCTTTAATTGCCCACATAAACGTCATTTCTTTCCCTAAGGCAAAGACAATCATTTAATCCTGCTCAAAAAGTCCGTATAATCCCCGGCCCAAAGTAACCCCTTTTAGGAAGTCCTACTGTCGTATATTCGACAATGTGAGAGCCCAAATGAATCAAACAGATACAAGAAAAGAAACCCTAGAATTCAACAAGCTTCAAAAACGTCTACGAAGACATGTTGGAAATGCCATTACCGATTACAACATGATCGAAGAAGGTGATGTAGTAATGGCGTGTATTAGTGGTGGTAAAGACTCATTTGCGATGCTCGATATCCTACTGAACCTCCAAAAAGCGGCACCGATCAAGTTTGACGTTGTTGCGGTTAACCTTGACCAAAAGCAGCCAGGATTTCCAGAGCATATTTTGCCTGATTATTTCGAGACTCTAGATATTCCTTATTACATCGTTGATAAAGATACCTACTCAGTGGTTAAAGAAAAAATCCCAGAAGGTAAAACGACCTGTGGTCTGTGTTCTCGTTTGCGCCGTGGTACTTTATATTCGTTTGCAGAGAAAATTGGTGCGACAAAGCTGGCACTTGGCCACCATATGGATGACATTGTAGAAACGATGTTCCTCAATATGTTCCACGGCTCACGACTC
This window of the Vibrio azureus genome carries:
- a CDS encoding DUF2987 domain-containing protein, coding for MKKIFLAVSSACLLLASPMTWSQEYMFTYSKLYSQLKNNLTDGHHDVRVGIFFVNGQTKQLCDIEKAWMEKEEHYEEFVIPASKELPVPLDENLKSANPLVFVQTPESERCDYSLVVMTKDKLQGNVAYEEISYLLPQMQSLLEDLGGTFASWFTPTVEGVTLEFAQGLNSHLIFSNGTTKSITNGKVQISLDEIGEGESITLPQATTRVLPYLPNAKKS
- the ttcA gene encoding tRNA 2-thiocytidine(32) synthetase TtcA, which encodes MNQTDTRKETLEFNKLQKRLRRHVGNAITDYNMIEEGDVVMACISGGKDSFAMLDILLNLQKAAPIKFDVVAVNLDQKQPGFPEHILPDYFETLDIPYYIVDKDTYSVVKEKIPEGKTTCGLCSRLRRGTLYSFAEKIGATKLALGHHMDDIVETMFLNMFHGSRLKAMPPKLRSDDGRNVVIRPLTYCREKDLIKYAEHKAFPIIPCNLCGSQENLQRQSIKAMLIDWDKKTPGRVEAIFKSIQNVSPSQLADRELFDFENLPLDRDGSRDEYEFTEAVVSSTNIDESMFIDVTNI